One window of the Bradyrhizobium sp. NP1 genome contains the following:
- a CDS encoding acetoacetate decarboxylase, producing the protein MTEEEILKRAFAMPLTNPAFPPGPYRFVNREYLIITYRTDPERLRAIVPEPLALDAPLVKYEFIRMPDSTGFGDYTESGQVIPVSLNGRRGSYTHCMFLDDESPIAAGRELWGFPKKLASPSLKIEKDTLVGTLDYGSVRVATGTMGYKHRTLDASQIKLAMREPNFLVKVIPHVDGTARICELVEYRLENIEVRGAWAGPGSLQLNPHALAPVADLPVLEVVSAVHCVADLTLGLGKAVHDYLRPAATRATEKRLACVS; encoded by the coding sequence ATGACCGAAGAAGAGATCCTTAAGCGCGCCTTTGCGATGCCGCTTACAAACCCAGCCTTTCCGCCGGGACCGTACCGATTTGTCAACCGCGAATACCTCATCATCACCTATCGAACCGATCCGGAGCGACTACGTGCGATCGTGCCCGAGCCGCTGGCGCTAGACGCACCGCTGGTGAAGTACGAGTTCATCCGCATGCCCGATTCCACCGGCTTTGGCGATTACACTGAGAGCGGTCAGGTTATCCCGGTGTCGCTCAACGGCCGCCGCGGGAGCTACACGCACTGCATGTTCCTTGACGACGAGTCGCCGATCGCCGCCGGGCGCGAGCTCTGGGGCTTCCCCAAGAAGCTCGCGAGCCCGAGCCTCAAGATCGAGAAGGACACCTTGGTCGGCACGCTCGACTACGGCTCGGTGCGCGTAGCCACGGGCACGATGGGTTACAAGCATCGCACGTTGGATGCCTCGCAGATCAAGCTGGCAATGCGTGAGCCGAATTTTCTGGTCAAGGTCATTCCGCACGTTGACGGCACCGCGCGCATCTGCGAGCTCGTCGAATACCGGCTGGAAAACATCGAGGTACGTGGCGCCTGGGCGGGGCCTGGCTCGTTGCAGCTTAACCCGCACGCGCTGGCGCCTGTCGCCGACCTGCCTGTGCTCGAGGTCGTCTCGGCCGTCCACTGCGTCGCCGATTTGACCCTCGGCCTCGGCAAGGCCGTGCACGACTACCTACGCCCCGCTGCGACGCGCGCGACTGAAAAAAGACTGGCATGCGTCTCCTAG
- a CDS encoding SDR family NAD(P)-dependent oxidoreductase translates to MRLLGKVAVVTGAASGIGKEMARAFQREGANCFLTFRLQDWGSGEHAVLNADLVFWPSVAFMAACNLYFGPRIGSDRIAMQWGFDGRPTWYASKAIGLWGMIGVALVVRLFIWIASTYIPTKVHGVEAGLLIASIVIAASHVFTFRKAVQRS, encoded by the coding sequence ATGCGTCTCCTAGGCAAAGTCGCGGTCGTCACCGGCGCCGCGAGTGGCATCGGCAAGGAGATGGCGCGCGCCTTTCAGCGCGAAGGCGCCAATTGTTTTCTAACTTTCAGGTTGCAAGATTGGGGATCTGGTGAGCATGCCGTGCTGAACGCTGATCTCGTATTCTGGCCCAGCGTCGCCTTTATGGCCGCGTGTAACCTGTATTTTGGCCCGCGCATCGGCAGTGATCGAATAGCGATGCAGTGGGGCTTCGATGGCAGGCCAACGTGGTACGCATCGAAAGCCATTGGGCTGTGGGGAATGATAGGCGTCGCTCTCGTGGTTCGTTTGTTTATTTGGATCGCGTCAACTTACATCCCCACAAAGGTCCACGGCGTTGAAGCCGGGCTGCTAATTGCTTCCATCGTCATCGCCGCATCTCACGTGTTCACGTTCAGAAAAGCTGTTCAAAGAAGCTGA